Within Dysgonomonas sp. HDW5A, the genomic segment TGGATGTGCAGGGTAATAATTTCGATAAGGGACTTACACTCGATTTGGGGCAGAATATATATCAAAAGGAGTATAAAAATGAAGAACTGAATGATTTACTCATATCATGGGGAATAGCACCAGAATCAGAAGTTTTGTTAGATGTACGTGTAAAAGCTACCATAGCATCCGATGCCGTTGAGCCGGCTTTATCGAACATTCAAACCATCAAGATAAAAACACATAAGCCTATAACTAAAACTCTTTATTTGATAGGCGATGCTACTCCAAATGGATGGAATGCCGATAATGCAACTGAGTTATCTGCAATAAGGAATACTCCGAAAGGTTTTACATGGACAGGAAGATTAAATCCGGGGAAGTTTAAATTCATAACAACTCTTGGCAAATTTGCACCCTCCTATAATAAAGGGGATGATAACACCAAACTGTATTTACGTGAGAATGGAGACGATCCGTATGACAAACAATTTGAGATTACCGAAGGTGGAAATTATAAAATAACACTCAACCTTATATCGTTGGCTATTCATATAGAAAAAACTGCAGGCTCCGAGTTTACTGAATTATGGTTTGTAGGAAATGCAACAGGATGGAACTTTAAATCGATGACCGTAGATCCATTAGATCCATTTGTATTTCATTACAACGAAAATCTTTCAGAAGGAGGCGAATTTAAGATAGGAACAGTTGCCGGAAGTTGGGATGCTGTTTTCTTCCGCCCGGAAACCAACGGGGCAGGAATCGAAGCTACTAAGGCTGTTAAATGGGCAGGAGATCCAGATAATAAATGGAATATTCCCGGAGGAGTTTATAAAATAGCATTGAATACCCGCGAAATGAAGATCAATATTGTTCCGTTTACTCCTTATGCAATGATTTATCTGGTAGGAGACGCTTCGGCTAATGGATGGGATATAGGTAATGCTACTGCTATGAGTGCAGGGGATACTCCTTATGAATTCAAATGGTCAGGTTCGTTAAATACGGGAGAGTTGAAGTTTACCTGCGATAAACAAAGCGATTGGAACGGAGCTTGGTTTACAGCTGTTCAGGCAGATATGCCGGCAAACGGGCAAGTGCAACAAACGGTATTTACTGCTCAAGGTGCCGGACTCGATTATAAATGGAAAATAACAGAAGCCGGTAGTTATACAATTGAACTGGATCAGTTGAAAGAGACTGTGATGATCAAGAAAAATTAATTAGTAAAAAAACAGTGATGCCATACTCAGGTATCACTGTAAAATATAAATAGCATGAAGAATATATATAACTTTTTAGTAGTAGCCTTATGCAGCTTATTTGTCGTGTCGTGCGATGATTACTACGATACCAAGAACGATCCTATAACCTACGGCGAGACCTATTTAAGTATCAACCTGAATACAGATAAAGCTGTTTATAAACCGGGTGAAACAGTTCATTTCTCAATGAAAGATAATCCCGGAAATAACCTGAAAGTGCGATACTCCTATCTGGGTGCAGTACTCAAAGAAGAAAGCTTGTCAGGTAAATCATGGACATGGGTAACACCATCCGAAGATTTCAAAGGTTATCTGGTAGATATATACGAATCGAAAGAAGGAAAAGAAATTATACACCAAAGTATCAGTGTCGATGTCTCTTCGGACTGGAAAAAATTTCCTCGATATGGCTTCCTTTCGGGATATGGAAAATTGACAGATAATCAAATAGAGAAAAATATCGAAGTCTTAAACCGCTATCGTATCAATGGCATACAATTTTACGATTGGATGAACGATCATCAACGACCATTGGCAGGAACAGTCGAAAATCCGGCTGCTTCGTGGAACGATCTGATAGGACGTACCAATTACCTTTCTACAGTAAAAGGATATATCAGTGCCGCTCATGATAGAGGAATGAAAGCAACATTTTACAATCTGGCTTTCGGAGCGT encodes:
- a CDS encoding SusF/SusE family outer membrane protein; its protein translation is MKSYKILSLLSLFLLFFLSCTDEDSIEYNKGNQPLEVKASSENIELNAANPETNALTISWTSGSNQGTNSAISYTFQMDVQGNNFDKGLTLDLGQNIYQKEYKNEELNDLLISWGIAPESEVLLDVRVKATIASDAVEPALSNIQTIKIKTHKPITKTLYLIGDATPNGWNADNATELSAIRNTPKGFTWTGRLNPGKFKFITTLGKFAPSYNKGDDNTKLYLRENGDDPYDKQFEITEGGNYKITLNLISLAIHIEKTAGSEFTELWFVGNATGWNFKSMTVDPLDPFVFHYNENLSEGGEFKIGTVAGSWDAVFFRPETNGAGIEATKAVKWAGDPDNKWNIPGGVYKIALNTREMKINIVPFTPYAMIYLVGDASANGWDIGNATAMSAGDTPYEFKWSGSLNTGELKFTCDKQSDWNGAWFTAVQADMPANGQVQQTVFTAQGAGLDYKWKITEAGSYTIELDQLKETVMIKKN